Proteins from a single region of Psilocybe cubensis strain MGC-MH-2018 chromosome 3, whole genome shotgun sequence:
- a CDS encoding Fructose-1,6-bisphosphatase, cytosolic, with amino-acid sequence MSAEEAPSTDLITLTRHVLSDQLRLGSTATGDLTLLLTAIQVTSKFIATNVRKARLINLVGLAGETNVQGEEQKKLDVLSNDIMVNALRASGKTAVLVSEELEDAIIIEEEKRGKYCVVFDPLDGSSNIDAGVNIGTIFGIYKIQPGSKGTIQDVLRPGSEMVAAGYTMYGSSANLVLSTGSGVNGYTLDAALGEFILTHPNITIPPRGKIYSFNEGNAMYFHAPVTAYLKSIKYPAPPKSPYSARYIGSMVADVHRTLLYGGIFGYPNDKKSKNGKLRLLYEAFPMAFLTEQAGGIATTGTKRILDIVPTDIHERCPVFLGSRDDVLDVIKFFKEVPADA; translated from the exons ATGTCTGCAGAGGAGGCACCAAGCACTGATCTCATTACCCTTACTCG CCATGTTCTTAGCGATCAGTTGCGATTGGGATCGACAGCCACGGGTGACttgactcttctgctaaCAGCGATTCAGGTCACCTCCAAGTTCATCGCCACCAATGTTCGTAAAGCGCGCCTCATTAACCT TGTCGGCCTGGCCGGAGAGACCAATGTACAAGGCGAGGAACAGAAGAAGCTGGATGTCCTGTCAAATGACATCATGGTCAATGCACTGCGCGCTTCTGGCAAAACCGCTGTTTTGGTTTCAGAAGAACTTGAGGACGCAATTATcatcgaagaggagaaaCGCGGAAAATACTGTGTCGTCTTCGATCCTCTCGATGGTAGCAGCAATATCGATGCTGGTGTGAACATTGGCACCATTTTCGGTATCTACAAGATT CAACCAGGCTCAAAGGGTACCATTCAAGATGTGCTTCGTCCCGGCAGTGAAATGGTTGCTGCCGGCTATACCAT GTATGGATCTTCAGCAAACTTAGTTCTCTCCACCGGTTCTGGCGTGAATGGTTATACGCTAGATGCAGCTTTAGGCGAATTCATTCTCACTCATCCCAAT ATCACAATTCCTCCAAGGGGAAAAATCTATTCATTTAATGAAGGAAATGCGATGTATTTCCATGCCCCAGTCACTGCCTATTTGAAATCTATCAAGTACCCCGCTCCTCCTAAGTCGCCATATAGTGCTCGATATATCGGTTCTATGGTCGCCGATGTTCACCGTACTTTGCTCTATGGAGGCATTTTTGGGTATCCTAACGACAAGAAGAGCAAGAATGGGAAACTACGATTGCTGTATGAAGCGTTTCCCATGGCATTTTTAACAGAACAA GCCGGAGGAATCGCCACCACGGGTACGAAGCGTATATTAGATATAGTGCCAACAGACATACATGAACGTTGCCCCGTGTTTCTTGGCTCCAGAGACGACGTTTTGGATGTCATCAAGTTCTTCAAAGAAGTCCCTGCAGATGCCTGA
- a CDS encoding DNA-dependent ATPase of the nucleotide excision repair factor 4 complex gives MKFFIDNLPIIFPYDRIYPEQYAYMCDLKRTLDATGHCVLEMPSGTGKTVSLLSLIVSYQQFFPTKRKLIYCSRTVPEIEKALAELKRLMEYRTKSAETEEQKTKETNFMGLGLTSRKNLCINPQVAKEKKGKVVDARCRDLTNSSVCQKGRENPGSVELCDWHENLGKLEPGHLIPGGIWTLADVLQYGRDKGICPYFAVRRMMPFIDVIIYSFHYLLDPKVAEQVSKEMSKDAIVVFDEAHNIGSLLPDNVCIESLSIDLTRPMLEAAGRSVTKLSDKIEEVKTTDVAKLQDEYARLVEGLQESISDENDTDAVMGNPGMNIDSSTMKAEHFVAFLKRFVEYIKTRMRVLHVVAETPLSFLQHLKDITYIERRPLRFCAERLQSLIRTLELNRLDEFASLQKVASFATLVATYEKGFLLILEPFETDNATVPNPVFHFTCLDPSLAIKPVFERFSSVVITSGTISPLDMYPKMLQFTPVVQETYPMTLTRNAFLPLVITRGSDQVAISSRFEVRNDPAVVRNFGSILIEYSKIVPDGIVAFFPSYLYMESIVAAWNDMGILNEVWKHKLIFVETPDANETSIALENYRRACDNGRGAVLLSVARGKVSEGIDFDHNYGRAVIMFGVPYQYTESRILKARLEYLRDAYRIRESEFLGFDAMRNAAQCVGRVLRGKTDWGLMIFADKRFARADKRAKLPRWINQYITETASNLSTDMAITLSKLFMRTISQNPNENQTGVSLWTLEDIEKAQAKQKELALDAEKDHDDDYGDGGLSDAALMDFDLDV, from the exons TTTTTTCCAACCAAACGAAAGCTTATTTACTGCTCTCGTACCGTTCCAGAAATCGAGAAAGCTCTTGCGGAGCTGAAAAGGCTAATGGAGTACAGAACCAAATCTGCAGAGACAGAGGAGCAGAAAACCAAAGAGACGAATTTCATGGGGCTTGGTCTTACTAGCCGAAAGAATTTATGTATCAATCCTCAG GTAgcgaaagagaagaaagggaaagtgGTCGATGCACGCTGTCGGGACTTGACAAATTCCTCTGTTTGCCAAAAAGGAAGGGAAAATCCTGGATCTGTAGAGCTTTGTGATTGGCACGAG AATCTAGGGAAACTGGAACCTGGGCACCTTATACCTGGTGGTATCTGGACCCTAGCTGATGTCCTGCAATACGGTCGTGACAAAGGCATTTGTCCATACTTCGCTGTTCGACGGATG ATGCCTTTTATCGATGTCATCATATATTCGTTTCATTATCTTCTGGATCCCAAGGTTGCTGAACAAGTTTCTAAAGAAATGTCCAAGGATGCTATCGTGGTGTTCGATGAAGCCCATAACATTG GAAGTTTGCTCCCAGACAATGTTTGTATCGAATCTCTCAGCATCGACCTCACAAGACCTATGCTGGAAGCTGCTGGTAGAAGTGTCACCAAACTGTCTGACAAAATTGAGGA GGTTAAGACAACTGACGTTGCCAAACTGCAAGATGAGTATGCGAGGCTGGTCGAAGGATTGCAGGAGTCTATCTCTGATGAAAACGACACCGACGCCGTCATGGGCAACCCAGGCATGAACATTGACTCTTCAACCAT GAAGGCCGAACATTTTGTCGCCTTCTTGAAGAGATTTGTGGAGTATATTAAG ACTCGCATGAGGGTCCTTCACGTTGTGGCGGAAACGCCGCTGTCTTTCTTGCAACATCTTAAGGATATAACTTACATAGAACGGCGGCCGCTACG GTTTTGTGCTGAACGGCTCCAATCTCTAATACGGACACTGGAATTAAACCggcttgatgaatttgcCAGCTTACAGAAGGTCGCCAGTTTCGCAACTTTGGTTGCTACTTATGAAAAAG GGTTTCTTCTGATACTGGAACCCTTCGAGACGGATAATGCTACCGTCCCGAATCCCGTGTTTCATTTCAC CTGTCTTGATCCGTCACTTGCCATAAAACCTGTTTTTGAGCGCTTCAGTAGTGTGGTCATTACTTCGGGGACTATATCACCGCTGGATATGTACCCCAAGATGCTGCAGTTTACGCCTGTTGTTCAAGAGACATACCCCATGACGTTGACGAGGAATGCGTTTTTGCCCTTG GTCATCACGAGGGGTAGTGACCAAGTTGCTATCAGCTCCAGATTTGAAGTCAGAAATGACCCTGCTGTCGTTCGCAACTTCGGAAGCATTTTGATTGAGTATAGCAAGATAGTGCCAGACGGAATCGTAGCCTTCTTCCCTAGCTATTTGTACATGGAGTCCATAGTTGCAGCATGGAACGATATG GGCATACTGAATGAAGTTTGGAAGCACAAATTAATTTTTGTGGAGACACCTGACGCAAATGAAACAAGTATCGCATTAGAGAATTACCGGAGG GCCTGTGATAATGGCCGTGGTGCAGTTTTGCTTTCTGTCGCTCGAGGAAAGGTCTCTGAAGGCATTGATTTTGATCATAACTACGGCCGAGCGGTCATCATGTTTGG AGTTCCTTATCAGTACACTGAAAGTCGCATCCTGAAGGCCCGTCTGGAATATCTTCGCGACGCATACCGCATTCGTGAATCCGAGTTTTTGGGCTTCGATGCCATGCGAAATGCTGCACAATGCGTCGGTCGGGTATTGAGAGGAAAAACGGACTGGGGATTAATGATTTTCGCGGACAAG CGCTTCGCAAGAGCAGATAAGAGAGCCAAGCTTCCTCGGTGGATCAACCAATATATTACGGAGACGGCCTCTAACTTGTCGACGGACATGGCCATTACACTATCAAAATTGTTCATGCGCACCATTTCTCAGAATCCAAACGAAAATCAAACTGGTGTATCATTGTGGACGTTGGAAGATATTGAGAAAGcacaagcaaaacaaaaggaactcGCGTTAGATGCTGAGAAGGATCACGATGACGATTACGGAGATGGGGGACTCAGCGACGCGGCACTTATGGACTTCGATCTTGATGTCTGA
- a CDS encoding UPF0057 membrane protein (UPF0057 membrane protein PA0567), with product MSSYLPSGKPEIKPKRHHGYAVLLFIMGTLFPPLAVAARFGFGGDFWLNLLLTICGYIPGHGHNFYIQNIRNNKNHARTPKWAQRYGLVDISEIKRKERKSQWANRYNDRLPRSALEGQPYEEGQERGSSVDLSLENANGRPKRQPNGDLWRPEDESYYNPDKNSVSSSSGGRWHYPANFDDVEPISTGKKSKSKKAKKDRWERTQDAYNMSADGENQKKRRKKKRKSTDGDSSMTRDSGDFPEDPEGGLYGSHRGGLDSGPPSRSKTTDEEVFNHEF from the exons ATGTCATCCTATCTACCCAGTGGCAAGCCCGAAATCAAACCCAAGCGCCATCATGGCTATGCCGTCCTGCTCTTCATCATGGGCACCCTTTTCCCTCCTTTGG CTGTAGCAGCCAGGTTTGGTTTTGGGGGTGACTTTTGGTTGAATCTCCTTTTGACAATCTGTGGATACATTCCTG GACATGGACATAATTTCTATATACAG AACATACGAAACAACAAGAATCATGCCAGAACCCCAAAGTGGGCACAGCGCTATGGGCTTGTCGACATCAGTGAAATTAAGCGCAAGGAGCGCAAATCTCAATGGGCAAACCGTTACAACGATAGACTGCCTAGATCAGCACTCGAGGGCCAACCTTATGAAGAAGGTCAGGAACGCGGTTCCAGTGTCGACCTCTCATTGGAAAATGCCAATGGGAGGCCCAAGAGACAACCCAACGGAGATCTTTGGCGTCCTGAAGATGAATCTTACTATAATCCAGACAAAAACTCTGTTTCTTCGTCCTCTGGGGGTCGCTGGCATTATCCTGCCAATTTTGACGACGTTGAACCTATAAGCACAGGAAAGAAGAGCAAATCAAAGAAGGCAAAGAAGGACAGATGGGAACGAACCCAGGATGCTTACAACATGTCAGCTGATGGTGAAaaccagaagaagaggaggaagaagaagcgaAAATCGACAGACGGTGACAGTAGCATGACACGCGATTCTGGTGACTTTCCTGAAGACCCAGAGGGTGGTTTGTATGGAAGTCATCGCGGCGGTCTGGACAGTGGTCCTCCCTCTAGGTCCAAAACCACTGATGAAGAGGTTTTCAATCACGAATTTTAA
- a CDS encoding Mitochondrial inner membrane i-AAA protease supercomplex subunit YME1, with translation MADHKLVPSKRREHGILRVSVRRQVLPPTPLPSYTRLFSVASSQARKNPFAFGTFSQQYLPASIPCGRRSLSLGSIFSRSKAEATPTPHTVALITRLEAEANVHPHDTGKQLALLQALLETKLKSSYELIVNRWERMCEFDASSPLLKSDEAFRIYVTSLQNLDQASAISDAVTKRDGLLAAQTGATATVNMSVPSDATNGQMSTQSNGTSSPVQTPTSSEIIAQQVLSRPETSNHASPASQSTSSTNPFKLPLASENSQAHPIQVSIVERKGAWVPRLLRFVLLTIVASFFFLVILSVFFENSGFMKAGPRQSQFEPSEGKTVKFSDVHGVDEAKEELQDVVAFLKDPSAFSTLGGKLAKGVLLTGPPGTGKTLLARAVAGEAGVPFFFASGSDFEEMFVGVGAKRVRELFAAARKKEPAIIFIDELDAVGGKRSSRDQQYMKQTLNQLLVEMDGFQQSEGVIVIAATNFPESLDQALVRPGRFDRVIAVPLPDVRGRVQILQHHLKGVTVSPDVDPKILARGTPGFSGADLQNMVNQAAIQASKLGAKEVNLKHFEWALDRIVMGAERKSSYIREKEKLATAYHEGGHALVALYTDGAMPLHKVTCVPRGHALGYTSQLPENDRTSVTLKEYLAEIDVAMGGRVAEELIYGAENVTSGASSDIRAATRTAQRMVKYWGFSNLGPILFDDRDESISPKRKEEIEEEVSKLVRGGEARATALLTAKISELHKLARALVDHETLDLEEVKKVVKGEPIRTITEVLDEDISNLEAGSNN, from the exons ATGGCAGATCACAAATTGGTGCCGTCCAAAAGGAGAGAGCAC GGGATATTGCGCGTCTCAGTTAGGCGTCAGGTATTACCACCAACTCCCCTACCATCATACACTCGCCTATTTTCAGTAGCGAGCTCACAAGCTCGCAAAAATCCCTTTGCTTTTGGCACTTTCAGCCAACAATATTTACCAGCTTCAATACCATGCGGTCGGCGATCACTTTCTTTGGGTTCCATATTCTCGCGTTCCAAAGCGGAAGCGACACCAACTCCTCACACCGTTGCACTTATTACGCGACTTGAAGCGGAAGCCAACGTCCATCCACACGATACCGGAAAGCAACTAGCGTTACTTCAAGCACTTCTTGAAACTAAATTGAAGTCTTCTTATGAATTAATCGTGAACCGTTGGGAACGGATGTGCGAGTTT GACGCATCTTCTCCCTTGCTTAAATCAGATGAAGCGTTTAGGATCTATGTTACTTCTCTCCAAAATCTCGACCAAGCCTCCGCTATCAGCGACGCTGTCACAAAACGAGACGGACTATTAGCTGCCCAGACCGGAGCAACTGCTACTGTGAATATGTCGGTACCCTCGGACGCCACAAATGGGCAAATGTCAACACAGTCAAACGGTACGAGCTCACCAGTTCAAACCCCTACTTCAAGTGAAATCATCGCCCAGCAAGTTCTATCGAGACCGGAAACATCTAACCATGCATCTCCGGCGTCACAGTCTACGTCGAGCACAAATCCGTTCAAGCTTCCATTAGCCTCCGAGAATTCACAAGCTCATCCTATCCAAGTGTCAATTGTTGAAC GCAAGGGCGCTTGGGTCCCCCGTCTTCTCCGATTTGTATTACTGACAATTGTCGCTTCCTTCT TTTTTCTCGTCATTCTCTCGGTATTCTTTGAAAACTCTGGCTTTATGAAGGCTGGTCCCCGTCAATCTCAATTTGAACCTTCCGAAGGAAAGACGGTAAAATTCAGTGATGTACATGGGGTCGATGAGGCCAAAGAG GAATTACAAGATGTCGTTGCTTTCTTGAAGGATCCATCTGCGTTCTCGACACTTGGGGGAAAGCTGGCGAAAGGTGTTCTACTCACGGG GCCTCCTGGCACTGGAAAAACGTTGCTGGCACGCGCGGTTGCTGGAGAAGCAGGCGTCCCGTTCTTTTTCGCTTCAGG TTCCGATTTCGAAGAAATGTTTGTTGGGGTCGGTGCTAAGCGTGTGCGCGAATTGTTTGCTGCtgcaagaaagaaagagccTGCAATCATATTCATTGATGAACTCGATGCAGTCGGTGGCAAGCGTAGCAGTAGGGATCAACAATACATGAAACAGACATTGAACCAACTGTTGGTTGAGATGGATGGGTTCCAGCAATCAGAAGGGGTCATTGTTATCGCAGCCACAAATTTTCCGGAGAGTTTGGACCA GGCACTAGTTCGTCCTGGACGGTTTGATAGGGTCATAGCCGTTCCTTTACCTGATGTGCGCGGACGTGTGCAAATTTTGCAACATCACCTGAAAGGTGTCACCGTTAGCCCAG ATGTTGATCCAAAGATTTTAGCACGCGGTACGCCTGGATTCTCGGGTGCTGATCTACAAAACATGGTGAA TCAAGCGGCAATCCAAGCTTCCAAGCTTGGGGCTAAGGAAGTTAATCTTAAGCATTTCGAATGGGCACTG GACCGTATCGTCATGGGAGCCGAACGAAAGAGCTCGTACATaagggagaaagagaagctcGCAACCGCATACCATGAG GGCGGACATGCTCTTGTTGCCCTCTATACTGATGGAGCAATGCCCCTACACAAAGTGACATGTGTACCCCGTGGACACGCCTTAGGCTAC ACCTCCCAACTTCCGGAAAACGACCGTACATCTGTTACCCTGAAAGAGTATCTGGCAGAGATCGATGTGGCGATGGGTGGCCGTGTAGCCGAGGAATTGA TTTATGGAGCTGAGAATGTGACAAGTGGTGCTAGCTCAGATATTCGCGCTGCAACTAGGACTGCACAAAGAATGGTTAAG TACTGGGGATTCTCCAACCTAGGGCCTATATTATTCGACGATAGAGACGAATCGATAAGTCCcaagagaaaggaagaaatcgAAGAAGAAGTTTCCAA GCTTGTTAGAGGAGGCGAGGCTCGGGCAACGGCCCTTCTTACCGCGAAAATATCTGAATTGCACAAG CTTGCTCGAGCTCTTGTTGATCACGAAACGTTAGACTTAGAAGAGGTGAAGAAAGTCGTCAAAGGCGAACCTATTCGGACTATAACCGAAGTATTGGATGAGGATATTTCTAATCTAGAGGCAGGGTCAAATAATTAA